A genome region from Cucumis sativus cultivar 9930 chromosome 4, Cucumber_9930_V3, whole genome shotgun sequence includes the following:
- the LOC101212888 gene encoding cyclin-U4-1 yields the protein MGEKEGMVGIPKVINYLSSVLQRVSDSNDKENRMITKRNNSGFDGISRPSISIQSYLERIFKYANCSPSCFVAAYVYLHRFLHNHHPSNLHIDSFNVHRLLITSVLVSAKFFDDLYYNNAYYAKVGGISTMEMNHLELDFLFGLRFQLNVSPNTFHIYCSYLQSEMLSTTQPKLQIQTPIEQLHSFPEDPEARLTV from the exons AtgggagaaaaagaaggaatggTTGGGATTCCCAAAGTCATAAACTATCTATCCTCTGTTCTACAGAGAGTTTCAGATTCCAATGACAAAGAAAACAGGATGATTACCAAAAGGAATAATTCAGGTTTTGATGGAATATCAAGACCAAGCATTTCCATACAAAGTTATTTAGAGAGGATCTTTAAGTATGCAAACTGTAGTCCAAGTTGCTTTGTTGCTGCTTATGTTTATCTTCATCGCTTTCTTCACAATCATCATCCTTCCAATCTTCATATTGATTCCTTCAACGTTCATAGACTTCTCATTACAAGTGTTCTTGTTTCTGCCAAGTTCTTCGATGATCT GTATTACAACAATGCTTACTATGCAAAAGTTGGTGGAATAAGCACCATGGAAATGAACCATCTTGAATTGGATTTCTTATTTGGTTTGAGATTCCAATTAAATGTATCACCAAACACATTTCACATTTACTGCTCTTATCTCCAATCAGAAATGCTATCAACAACACAACCCAAACTCCAAATCCAAACACCTATAGAACAGCTCCATTCCTTCCCAGAAGATCCAGAAGCGCGCTTGACGGTTTGA
- the LOC101203258 gene encoding glycine-rich cell wall structural protein 2, giving the protein MKEPSKFHLSSLFFLLFVLTSSSTVSCGATPRKLLNFPDMSWGSPSGGGGGGNGNPTGAYGSGHGPNWDYNWGWGSSPGSGWGFGSGSGRSPTGFGKGYGYGFGSGSGSGSGYGYGSGSGGAHGGGYGSGSGYGNSGGGGSGGGYGGPSGDEYRSPMTTRDKNRQG; this is encoded by the coding sequence atgaaagaaccATCTAAATTCCATCTCtcatctctcttctttcttctctttgtaCTCACATCTTCCTCCACCGTCAGCTGCGGCGCTACTCCCCGGAAACTTCTCAATTTCCCTGACATGTCTTGGGGTTCACCCAGTGGAGGAGGTGGTGGTGGGAATGGGAACCCCACTGGGGCCTATGGCTCCGGCCATGGTCCTAATTGGGACTACAATTGGGGTTGGGGTTCAAGCCCTGGGAGCGGTTGGGGTTTCGGTTCCGGTTCGGGCCGCTCTCCAACCGGGTTTGGAAAAGGTTATGGATATGGATTTGGGTCGGGATCTGGGTCCGGGTCGGGATATGGGTATGGAAGTGGGAGTGGTGGTGCTCATGGTGGTGGATATGGGTCTGGAAGTGGCTACGGTAACTCCGGCGGTGGCGGTAGTGGTGGCGGATACGGCGGTCCGAGTGGTGATGAGTATCGATCGCCAATGACTACAAGGGACAAGAACAGGCAAGGGTAG
- the LOC101203022 gene encoding light-harvesting complex-like protein 3 isotype 1, chloroplastic, translating to MASIAISASLPRASNSNHVSMKKKQRVHLAKPGYSSTTKNPTPKVISTLDVVNRDDGAAQQYRRGNAASAVVKEEEDNNDDWNNNGERFTDKRWKNGTWDLNMFVQNGKMDWEGVIVEEAKRRKFLEIHPEAATNQEPVVFRSSIIPWWVWLTKSYLPQAELLNGRAAMIGFFMGYAVDALTGVGIVGQSGNFICKTALFLTVIGVLLFRQSEDIENLRNIAEEATFYDKQWQSSWQKPK from the exons ATGGCTTCAATTGCTATCTCTGCCTCATTGCCAAGAGCATCCAATTCAAATCATGTCTccatgaagaaaaaacaacgTGTTCATCTAGCTAAACCCGGCTATTCCTCAACGACGAAAAACCCAACACCAAAGGTAATTAGTACTCTTGATGTCGTGAACCGAGACGATGGTGCTGCACAGCAGTATCGTCGTGGAAATGCTGCATCAGCTGTGGTTAAGGAAGAGGAAGATAATAATGATGATTGGAATAACAATGGTGAAAGATTTACTGATAAGAGATGGAAAAATGGAACTTGGGATCTCAATATGTTTGTACAGAATGGTAAGATGGATTGGGAAGGTGTCATTGTTGAAG AAGCAAAGAGGAGGAAGTTTCTTGAAATACATCCAGAAGCAGCTACAAATCAAGAACCTGTGGTCTTCAGAAGCTCCATTATACCTTGGTGGGTATGGCTCACCAAGTCCTACCTTCCACAAGCCGAACTACTTAATG gtAGGGCAGCGATGATAGGGTTCTTCATGGGGTATGCAGTGGATGCATTAACAGGAGTTGGAATAGTTGGGCAAAGCGGGAATTTCATATGCAAAACAGCTCTTTTTTTAACTGTCATTGGCGTGTTGCTGTTTAGGCAAAGTGAAGATATTGAGAACTTAAGGAATATAGCTGAAGAAGCCACCTTCTATGACAAGCAATGGCAATCTTCATGgcaaaaaccaaaatga
- the LOC101202786 gene encoding glutamate dehydrogenase 2: MNALQATNRNFRHAARILGLDSKLEKSLLIPFREIKVECTIPKDDGSLVSYVGFRVQHDNARGPMKGGIRYHPEVDPDEVNALAQLMTWKTAVADIPYGGAKGGIGCNPRELSNSELERLTRVFTQKIHDLIGIHTDVPAPDMGTNAQTMAWILDEYSKFHGHSPAVVTGKPIDLGGSLGREAATGRGVVFATEALLAEHGKQIKNMTFAIQGFGNVGYWASKLIHEKGGKVVAVSDITGAVTNPNGIDIQELYKHKESTGSLVNFQGADDMDPNELLVHDCDVLIPCALGGVLNRENAGSVKAKFIIEAANHPTDPEADEILSKKGVVILPDIYANAGGVTVSYFEWVQNIQGFMWDEDKVNTELQRYMTRAFHNIKNMCKTHDCNLRMGAFTLGVNRVARATLLRGWEA, translated from the exons ATGAATGCTCTTCAAGCTACCAACAGAAATTTCCGCCATGCTGCTCGGATTCTCGGCTTAGACTCCAAACTCGAGAAGAGTCTTCTCATTCCCTTCCGTGAGATCAAG GTTGAGTGTACGATTCCCAAAGACGATGGAAGCTTGGTGTCTTACGTTGGGTTCAGAGTACAACATGACAATGCTCGTGGCCCTATGAAAGGAGGGATCAGATACCATCCTGAG GTTGATCCTGATGAAGTTAATGCTTTGGCTCAATTAATGACCTGGAAAACTGCTGTTGCTGATATCCCATATGGTGGTGCAAAGGGTGGCATTGGCTGCAACCCAAGGGAGTTAAGCAATAGCGAGCTCGAGCGTTTGACTCGTGTCTTTACACAAAAAATTCATGATCTCATTGGAATTCATACTGATGTACCAGCTCCAGATATGGGCACCAATGCACAG ACTATGGCATGGATTTTGGATGAATACTCAAAATTTCACGGTCATTCCCCGGCCGTTGTCACTGGGAAGCCCATA GATTTGGGTGGATCACTTGGTAGAGAAGCTGCAACCGGGCGTGGTGTTGTTTTCGCAACAGAGGCATTACTTGCCGAGCATGGAAAACAGATCAAGAACATGACATTTGCAATTCAG GGGTTTGGAAATGTGGGATATTGGGCATCAAAACTTATTCATGAGAAAGGTGGAAAGGTTGTTGCTGTAAGTGATATCACTGGTGCCGTAACGAATCCAAATGGTATCGACATTCAAGAACTTTACAAGCATAAAGAAAGTACTGGAAGCCTTGTGAACTTTCAAGGTGCAGACGATATGGATCCAAATGAGCTACTTGTACACGATTGCGATGTTCTTATCCCTTGTGCCTTAGGTGGAGTTCTAAACAG GGAAAATGCTGGTTCAGTGAAAGCCAAGTTCATAATTGAGGCAGCAAATCACCCCACAGATCCAGAGGCAGATgag ATTCTATCTAAGAAGGGAGTCGTAATTCTACCCGATATATATGCGAATGCTGGTGGAGTCACCGTGAGCTACTTCGAGTGGGTTCAG AACATTCAAGGTTTCATGTGGGATGAAGACAAAGTAAACACTGAACTTCAAAGGTACATGACTAGAGCATTTCATAACATAAAGAACATGTGCAAGACCCACGATTGCAACCTTCGGATGGGCGCTTTCACGTTGGGTGTAAACCGTGTGGCACGCGCCACACTTCTCAGAGGTTGGGAAGCttaa
- the LOC101223056 gene encoding tyrosine--tRNA ligase, chloroplastic/mitochondrial, producing the protein MVMAIFASSSSSCYTSKAFLLSQRSFFFSTISSKPSSSFFFKPTSRFFSSSSPTSLHYSPTPSPPTNVIQILEQRGLLDSITSDNLRSASLSPLKVYCGFDPTAQSLHLGNLLGLIVLSWFRRCGHSTVALIGGATARVGDPSGKSLERPELDLQTLEANTLGITNIITKILGNSGSDSDFCPNFVILNNYDWWKEFRFLDFLKDVGRFARVGSMIAKESVRRRLESEQGMSYTEFTYQLLQGYDFLHLYQNEGVSVQIGGSDQWGNITAGTELIRKRLPQADGVYGLTFPLLLKSDGTKFGKSEDGAIWLSPSMLSPYKFYQYFFSVPDADVVRFLRILTFLDIEEIQDLESQMMKPGYVPNTAQRRLAEEVTRFVHGEDGLREALKATEALKPGAETKLDWKTIEGIAEDVPCCSLEYDQVLNLSVVDLSVTSGLLESKSAARRLLKQGGLYLNNGRVDSESKRVEAVDIVDGKVLLLSAGKKNKVVVRIS; encoded by the coding sequence ATGGTGATGGCcatttttgcttcttcttcatcttcttgtTACACCTCTAAAGCTTTCCTTCTCTCTCAAcgttccttcttcttctccactATTTCATCCAAACCCTCttcctccttcttcttcaaaccCACTTCCcgtttcttctcttcttcctctccaaCTTCTCTTCACTACTCACCAACCCCTTCTCCTCCCACCAACGTCATTCAAATCCTCGAACAACGCGGCCTTCTCGACTCCATCACCAGCGACAATCTCCGCTCCGCTTCTCTCTCCCCTCTCAAGGTCTATTGCGGCTTCGACCCCACTGCCCAGAGCTTACATTTAGGTAATCTTCTTGGTTTAATCGTCCTCTCTTGGTTCCGCCGATGTGGCCACTCCACCGTCGCTCTTATCGGCGGCGCCACTGCCCGTGTCGGAGACCCCTCCGGCAAGAGCCTCGAGCGGCCCGAACTCGACCTCCAAACCTTGGAGGCTAATACTCTCGGAATTACTAATATTATCACTAAAATTTTGGGGAATTCGGGGTCGGATTCTGATTTTTGCCCTAATTTTGTGATTCTGAATAATTATGATTGGTGGAAGGAGTTTAGGTTTTTGGATTTCTTGAAAGATGTGGGTCGGTTTGCGAGAGTGGGATCCATGATTGCTAAGGAGAGTGTTAGGAGGAGATTGGAATCGGAGCAAGGAATGAGTTATACTGAGTTCACTTATCAGCTTTTGCAAGGGTAtgattttcttcatttgtatCAAAACGAGGGTGTTTCTGTTCAGATTGGAGGTAGTGATCAATGGGGGAATATTACTGCTGGGACAGAGCTTATTAGGAAACGTTTGCCTCAAGCTGATGGCGTTTATGGTTTGACATTCCCTCTTCTTCTGAAGAGTGATGGCACCAAATTCGGTAAATCCGAAGACGGTGCTATTTGGCTTTCGCCGTCAATGTTATCTCCGTACAAGTTTTATCAGTATTTCTTCAGTGTTCCTGATGCTGATGTGGTGAGGTTTCTTAGAATTCTCACATTTTTGGATATTGAGGAGATTCAGGACTTGGAAAGCCAAATGATGAAACCTGGGTATGTTCCTAACACTGCGCAGAGGCGGCTGGCCGAAGAAGTTACTCGGTTTGTTCATGGTGAAGATGGTTTACGTGAGGCCCTTAAGGCTACTGAAGCATTGAAACCAGGAGCAGAGACAAAGTTGGATTGGAAGACTATTGAAGGGATTGCTGAGGATGTTCCATGCTGCTCGTTGGAGTATGATCAAGTGTTGAACCTTTCGGTTGTCGATCTCTCAGTTACGTCTGGTTTGCTTGAAAGCAAGTCGGCTGCCCGTCGGTTACTGAAGCAAGGGGGACTTTATTTGAATAATGGTAGAGTGGATTCCGAGAGTAAAAGGGTTGAAGCTGTAGACATTGTTGATGGAAAAGTTCTACTTTTATCTGCAGGAAAGAAGAACAAGGTGGTTGTAAGGATATCATAA
- the LOC101222819 gene encoding mediator of RNA polymerase II transcription subunit 31: MASNHGLKEEEADNPSSPTNVYKDPDDGRQRFLLELEFVQCLANPTYIHYLAQNRYLEDEAFIGYLKYLQYWQRPEYIKFIMYPHCLFFLELLQNSNFRNAMAHPGNKELAHRQQFYFWKNYRNNRLKHILPRPLPEPAALPPPVTAPPQAAVPAPTSAPNMAASPAAPALSPIQYGIPPGPGLPKNDMKGAGIDRRKRKHERSMT, from the exons ATGGCGTCCAATCATggattaaaagaagaagaagctgatAACCCATCATC GCCTACCAATGTTTACAAAGATCCCGATGACGGACGGCAGCGGTTCTTGCTCGAATTGGAGTTTGTTCAATGCCTTGCCAATCCTACCTACATTCATT ATCTGGCGCAGAATCGTTACCTTGAGGATGAAGCTTTTATTGGTTACTTGAAGTACCTTCAATATTGGCAACGGCCAGAGTATATCAAGTTTATAAT GTACCctcattgtcttttttttcttgaacttctacaaaattcaaatttccgAAATGCAATGGCTCATCCTGGCAACAAG GAATTGGCACACAGACAGCAATTTTACTTCTGGAAGAACTATAGGAACAATCGATTGAAACACATTTTGCCTCGACCTCTTCCTGAACCTGCAGCATTACCACCCCCAGTCACTGCTCCACCTCAAGCAGCTGTACCGGCTCCAACCTCAGCCCCCAATATGGCAGCTTCACCTGCTGCACCTGCACTTTCTCCCATCCAGTATGGTATTCCACCTGGTCCTGGACTTCCAAAGAACGACATGAAGGGTGCAGGAATTGATCGACGAAAGAGAAAACAT GAAAGAAGTATGACGTAG
- the LOC101222578 gene encoding polyadenylate-binding protein 1 isoform X3, translating to MLVDYACTPEEVQQHFQSCGTVNRVTILTDKFGHPKGFAYVEFVEVDAVQNALLLNESELHGRQLKVSAKRTNVPGMKQYRGRRPNPFGFRGRRPFIPTAPYPSYGYGRVPRFRRPMRYRPY from the exons ATGTTG GTCGACTATGCATGCACTCCTGAAGAGGTCCAACAGCATTTTCAATCTTGTGGGACAGTGAATAGAGTGACAATTTTGACGGACAAATTTGGTCACCCGAAGGGATTTGCTTATGTTGAGTTCGTGGAGGTTGATGCTGTCCAGAATGCTTTGCTGTTAAATGAGTCAGAGTTGCATGGTCGTCAACTTAAG GTCTCTGCTAAAAGGACAAATGTGCCGGGTATGAAGCAATACCGTGGAAGGAGGCCAAACCCTTTTGGGTTTCGAGGTCGCCGGCCTTTCATTCCCACCGCACCTTATCCTTCATATGGTTATGG AAGGGTCCCAAGGTTCAGGCGGCCGATGCGGTACAGACCCTACTAG